DNA from Hwangdonia lutea:
TTTTTACTAGTGGCGGACTAAATGAGTCCAACTCAATAGTAAAAGGGCCCTTGTATTTTTGAGAACTTAAATTTTTCGCTTTAAGCGCAACAAAAGTTCGTTCTTCAAAATTAAGATTACTAAAATTAAAACGCCCTAAACTATCTGTTATAGCTTGATCGCGCCCAAGCTCTTTACTGTTTTTATATGTAAGAGTGACATTGGCTTTTACAGGTTTGTTTTTATTCTTTTTTTGCCTAACTACGCCGCTAAGGTTAAAACCAGATTCGGGCAAAAAAGTTAATTCATTATTGGTATTATTATCTTTAAATAAATATTGATTGTCATCCTGAGCGATTAATATCTGTTGTACTGTTTTTTTTCTCAACGAATCATTATCAAAATTATCACCAAATTGCCCGATATTGTCTTTTATTTCAGAGTTTAAGAGTAAATACGATGTAATATCTAAATCTGGAACACCGTTTATTACGGGATTCACTTCGGTAACGGCAACAGATATGTTTGCCTTTAGGTTTTCTTCAAATAAGGAATCAAAATTAATTTCAATTTCAGCCAGCTCATTCTCTTCATAAGTTTTTTTTGAGGGTGTAATCGTTATTTTTTGCTCTAAATCACGAGTGTCTATAAAGGCCAGTTCTTCACTTAAAACCGAGCCGTTTTTATTTAAAAGTTGGAATTGAATTAAGCCGTATTCCAAATCGGATATTGGCAAATCAATGGCCGCTTTGGGGTTTTTGCCATTTAATTCGGCACGACAAACCATTTCGCCTTTTTGCTTTCCTATTAACTCTAGGTTATTTATGCCGTTAACCAAGGATGAAAAAACATTGACTCTGTAGCCATGGTGCGTTTCATCAACCCTAATTGTGGTGCCATGGTTTTTAACCGGTGGCAAAGGATAGGCGTGTTTTACGCCATTACGGGAAACGATTGCCTTATAAGTTCTGCCATTTTCGGGTATAAACTGGAAACTACCCAGTCCGAATTTAGAGGTTTTAAAATGAAGGATTTTAGTATTGGTGTCGTCTATAATATCACCGTTTATTTGCATGCCTTTTTCCGGGGGATTTGTTGCTTTTACTACAATCCTATTTAAAAAGCCACCAACCATGTTACCACCTTCTGGGGAAAAATCGATCTGGGGTTTTGTAGATGCTGTAGCTGTGTTAAAACCACGATGTGGCCTTAAAGTGTTCACATAAATTGTTTTTCTAAAAAAACGGGCGTCATCAAAATTCCGCATAAAATTGGTATAGGCTCTTATGGTATATGCGCCGTGAGTTGCATTTTGGGGTAATTTAAAATCACCATGTCCTGCACCTTCGTTTATCTTAATTGTTTCAGAGTCGATTATTATGTTGTTCGGGTCTATTAAATCAACGTAAACTACTTTGCTTAAAGTCTCGGGTGTATGGTTTACGGCATCAACTAAGTATATTTTGTACCAGATGCTTTCACCTTGATTGTAAAATGTTTTATCAAAATGGATGTATATTTTTTCTTTTGAAATTGAAGCTGATTTAGATTCAATATCAGCAAACAAAGTACTGTTATTCGAAGAAACAGGTTGTGATAATAAAATAAAAACCAGATTAATGCATATAGAGCTGAAGGACGTGAAGATTGGTTTCATTGAACGTGTTTTTTTGGCTTGGTTATAGTTATTGTACTACAAAAATCATTCCAAAAAAAATACGATGAAATGTTGATTTTTAATACAACCACATGTAAATTTAGCGAAATAATTTGTAAAAAAAAAGCCCTTGTAATAATTACAAGGGCCTTTTTTAATACTAAAATCTTAAATTTAAAAAACTAAACCAGCTTATTTTCAACTAAATACTCAGCAATTTGAATGGTGTTGGTTGCAGCACCTTTGCGTAAGTTATCGGCAACAATCCACATGTTTAAAGTGTTGGGTTGCGTTTCGTCCCTTCTAAGTCTGCCCACAAAAACATCATCTTTGTCGTGCGCATAAATTGGCATCGGATACGTGTTGGTATCGGTGTTATCTTGTAAAACGATTCCAGGGGTTTCGTGTAGCATTTTACGAACATCGGATAAATCGAAATCTTTTTCAAACTCTACATTCACCGCTTCCGAGTGTCCACCAGAAGTTGGAATTCTAACCGCTGTAGCCGTTACTGAAAAGGTTTTGTCGTTAAATATTTTTTGAGGCTCGCGCGCCAATTTCATTTCTTCTTTGGTGTAACCGTTGTCTTCAAAAACATCGCAATGCGGCAAAGCATTTCTTCCGATAGGATACGGATAAGCCATTTCGCCATCAACACCAGCGATTTCGTTTTCCATTTGTTTTACGGCTTTTACGCCCGTGCCGGAAACCGATTGATAGGTTGAAACCACAACACGTTTCATTTTATATGTTTTATGAAGCGGTGCCAATGCCATCACCATTTGAATGGTAGAACAATTGGGGTTTGCAATAATTTTATCGGCTTTGGTTAACTCGTTGGCATTAATTTCTGGAACCACGAGTTTTTTGGTCGGATCCATTCTCCATGCCGATGAGTTATCAATAACCGTAGTGCCTGCCTCTGCAAATTTTGGAGCCCATTCTAAAGAGGTTTCGCCCCCGGCAGAAAAAATAGCGATATCTGGTTTGGCTGCCACGGCTTCGGCTAAACCAATAACGGTGTACTCTTTATCTTTATATTTTAGTTTTTTGCCCACAGAACGTTCTGAGGCAACCAATAACAATTCACTAACTGGAAAATTACGCTCTGCCAATACTTTTAGCATCACTTCGCCAACCATTCCTGTGGCGCCTACAACAGCTACTTTCATTTTCATTTTTTTAAATAATTACTGCAGCAAAATTAAGTATTAATTCCATTCTAAAACATATAAAAAGCCTTTGTTTACATAAAACAAAGGCTTTTTGACAACAAATAACAAAATGTTATATATTTAACATATTATTGTTTTTTTAGCAAATCTCTAATATCGGCCAATAACTCTTCTTGCGTTGGGCCTTTAGGAGCTTCCGGAGCTGGCTCTTCTTTCTTCTTCATTTTATTAACACCTTTTACAACCATAAACATAACGAAGGCTACGATAATGAAATCGATAACATTGGTTAAAAAAGTACCGTATTCTAAAAACACTTCGCCAACGGTTTCGCCAGCATCGCTTACGGTGCCGTCTTGTAATTTATAGCGTAAATCTTTGAAGTCGGAATTGAAAATCAATCCAACCAAAGGCGAAACTATGCCTCCCGTAAAAGCGGTAACCACTTCTTTAAAGGCAGCACCCATTACAAAACCTACGGCAATGTCTATAAGGTTGCCCTTCATTGCAAATTCTTTAAACTCTTTTAACATGATTATAAATTTTTAGTTAGTAGGTTACTAATTTAGTTAAAAAAATTAAATGTTAACAAATGTTAAAAAATTATTGAATAATAATGCGTTTTATGCGCTGCGAAATGGCCGTTAAAAGCTCATAAGAAATGGAGTTTATAGTTTCGGCTAAATTTTCGGCGGTGTGTTTTCCATCAAAAAAAATAACTTCGTCGCCTTCTTTACAGTCAATATTGCTAATGTTTACCATAATCATATCCATACAAACATTGCCAATAATTTCAGCCTTTTGCCCATTTATGGTCACAAAACCCTTACCGTTTCCGTATTGTCTGCCTATGCCGTCGGCGTGTCCGATAGGAAGTGTTGCCGTTTTTAAAAAGGCATCGCTTTTAAAGGCGCGATTATAACCTACCGATTCTCCTTTTTCAATGGTGTGAATTTGAGAAATAACGGTTTTTAAAGTCACTATGGGTTTTAAATGTTTGTTTTCTTTATCTGAATTTCCAAAACCATACAACCCAATACCACTTCGAACCATATCAAAATGGGCTTCGGGATAATTTAATAGGCCAGAGGTATTACACACATGAAGCATTGGGGAATACCCCAAAGCATCAATCATGTTTTTTGATGTATTTTTAAAACTTTCAATTTGATTTAAAGTGAATGCTTTTTCTTCCAAATCTTCACTAGCCGCTAAATGCGAAAAGATAGATTTCACTTTTACTGAAGTTGCATCTTTTATTTTCGAGGTGATAAAATCGACATCATTTTCCCAAAACCCCAATCGGTTTAAACCCGTATTAAATTTAATATGAATGGGATAGTTGGTTTGTTTTTCCGCGGAAGCGAATGCTAAAAACTCATTTAAAACTTTGGCGTTGTACAAGCTGGGTTCTAAGCAATGCTCAATAATGGTTTTAAAATTTACAGCCTGCGGATGCAAAACCAAAATGGGTTTTGTAATGCCGGCATGTCGCAAAGCCACGCCTTCGTTTACGTAAGCCACGGCAAAATAATCCACTTGTAATTCTTGGAGGCAATGCGCGATTTCGCAGGCATCGCTACCATAACCAAATGCTTTAACAACGGCTAAAAATTGTGTATGCTTATTAAGTTTCGATTTTAAATGCTTAAAGTTGTGCTTCAGGGCTTTTAAATCGATTTCAAGTAGGGTTTCTTGCGCTTTAGGCATTGGTGTTTTTGGGTTTAGAAGTAATTTCTTCAGCGTCGTTAACCTTCATGTTTCTCACTTTATCGCGCATCATTGCTTTGTAAAAGGCAGCTCTACTTAAAGGCTCGTACTCATCAACTTCGCCTAAAAGCACCAGATTGTCACTTTTAGCTTTCCGGTAACTGTATTGCGCCAAATTCCCTGTTCGGGTGCAAACCGCATGAACTTTGGTAACATATTCGGCCGTAGCCATAAGGTTGGGCATGGGGCCAAAAGGGTTGCCTTTAAAGTCCATATCCAATCCGGCAACAATGACGCGAATGCCTTTATTGGCCAAATCGTTGCATACCCGTACAATTTCATCATCAAAAAACTGAGCTTCATCAATACCAACCACGTCGCAGCCATCGGCCAAAATAGGGATGTTGGCCGCAGCAGGAACGGGCGTCGAGCGGATTTCGTTTGCATCGTGAGACACCAGCATGTCCTCATCATAACGCACATCAAGGGCAGGTTTAAAAATCTCTACTTTTTGCCGTGCAAATTGCGCGCGCTTAAGCCTTCGGATGAGTTCTTCGGTTTTTCCAGAAAACATGGAGCCACAAATAACTTCTATCCAACCAAATTGTTCTTTATGATTTACTGTATTTTCAAGAAACATTTCGTAATTTTAACACTAAAACAAAGGAATTTTTCGTTTGTATAAAGGTGACGCAAATTTATTAAAAATCAAAAGCCTATATAGCAATAATTTTAAAAAATAAAAATGATGAAGAAGAAGTTAGAATCGGAACTCATTAGTATCGCACATAGAATTCTTAAATTG
Protein-coding regions in this window:
- a CDS encoding thymidine kinase, yielding MFLENTVNHKEQFGWIEVICGSMFSGKTEELIRRLKRAQFARQKVEIFKPALDVRYDEDMLVSHDANEIRSTPVPAAANIPILADGCDVVGIDEAQFFDDEIVRVCNDLANKGIRVIVAGLDMDFKGNPFGPMPNLMATAEYVTKVHAVCTRTGNLAQYSYRKAKSDNLVLLGEVDEYEPLSRAAFYKAMMRDKVRNMKVNDAEEITSKPKNTNA
- a CDS encoding aspartate-semialdehyde dehydrogenase, whose protein sequence is MKVAVVGATGMVGEVMLKVLAERNFPVSELLLVASERSVGKKLKYKDKEYTVIGLAEAVAAKPDIAIFSAGGETSLEWAPKFAEAGTTVIDNSSAWRMDPTKKLVVPEINANELTKADKIIANPNCSTIQMVMALAPLHKTYKMKRVVVSTYQSVSGTGVKAVKQMENEIAGVDGEMAYPYPIGRNALPHCDVFEDNGYTKEEMKLAREPQKIFNDKTFSVTATAVRIPTSGGHSEAVNVEFEKDFDLSDVRKMLHETPGIVLQDNTDTNTYPMPIYAHDKDDVFVGRLRRDETQPNTLNMWIVADNLRKGAATNTIQIAEYLVENKLV
- a CDS encoding MG2 domain-containing protein — translated: MKPIFTSFSSICINLVFILLSQPVSSNNSTLFADIESKSASISKEKIYIHFDKTFYNQGESIWYKIYLVDAVNHTPETLSKVVYVDLIDPNNIIIDSETIKINEGAGHGDFKLPQNATHGAYTIRAYTNFMRNFDDARFFRKTIYVNTLRPHRGFNTATASTKPQIDFSPEGGNMVGGFLNRIVVKATNPPEKGMQINGDIIDDTNTKILHFKTSKFGLGSFQFIPENGRTYKAIVSRNGVKHAYPLPPVKNHGTTIRVDETHHGYRVNVFSSLVNGINNLELIGKQKGEMVCRAELNGKNPKAAIDLPISDLEYGLIQFQLLNKNGSVLSEELAFIDTRDLEQKITITPSKKTYEENELAEIEINFDSLFEENLKANISVAVTEVNPVINGVPDLDITSYLLLNSEIKDNIGQFGDNFDNDSLRKKTVQQILIAQDDNQYLFKDNNTNNELTFLPESGFNLSGVVRQKKNKNKPVKANVTLTYKNSKELGRDQAITDSLGRFNFSNLNFEERTFVALKAKNLSSQKYKGPFTIELDSFSPPLVKTNLISEKNTTKGNVLLKSKLNRNTEFTSQEGEIKLDPVKVTAEKKRLDRFAKKRKLTLYTTPSHTLDFKDLRISPSARNPIQALQGLFPGVHVIGDNIILRGRNSLIGNNLPLFLLDGFPTDLEMITSIPIFSIDFIDIIQSSGASIYGSRGGNGIVAVYTIDGSEENDEENERNGIISFYRPGYYQARAFNQDENDSTTLYWNPDLKLEQSNSAKIAFKTAHKSATYKVLLEGIASNGTPFRAEAYFDVKLTE
- the mscL gene encoding large-conductance mechanosensitive channel protein MscL; the encoded protein is MLKEFKEFAMKGNLIDIAVGFVMGAAFKEVVTAFTGGIVSPLVGLIFNSDFKDLRYKLQDGTVSDAGETVGEVFLEYGTFLTNVIDFIIVAFVMFMVVKGVNKMKKKEEPAPEAPKGPTQEELLADIRDLLKKQ
- the alr gene encoding alanine racemase, with the translated sequence MPKAQETLLEIDLKALKHNFKHLKSKLNKHTQFLAVVKAFGYGSDACEIAHCLQELQVDYFAVAYVNEGVALRHAGITKPILVLHPQAVNFKTIIEHCLEPSLYNAKVLNEFLAFASAEKQTNYPIHIKFNTGLNRLGFWENDVDFITSKIKDATSVKVKSIFSHLAASEDLEEKAFTLNQIESFKNTSKNMIDALGYSPMLHVCNTSGLLNYPEAHFDMVRSGIGLYGFGNSDKENKHLKPIVTLKTVISQIHTIEKGESVGYNRAFKSDAFLKTATLPIGHADGIGRQYGNGKGFVTINGQKAEIIGNVCMDMIMVNISNIDCKEGDEVIFFDGKHTAENLAETINSISYELLTAISQRIKRIIIQ